One segment of Nostoc flagelliforme CCNUN1 DNA contains the following:
- a CDS encoding transposase: MMERSLSQWDCTELARQVITASIVGSISASTVRRILNSNKLKPWRHHLWLSPKAPRDEAFVKSIKEISSLYTRPLEENEMVLCVDEKTNLQPRPRKAKTLPALPDLPVRLEHEYERKGAVNLFAAFDTRTGKVWGLTYERKRQEEFIDFLEYLDKEIPSYITTMSLILSY, translated from the coding sequence ATGATGGAGCGTTCTTTATCGCAGTGGGATTGTACAGAATTAGCGCGTCAAGTCATAACAGCTTCCATAGTTGGTAGTATTTCCGCCTCTACTGTACGGCGAATTTTAAACAGCAATAAACTAAAACCTTGGCGGCATCATTTGTGGTTATCACCAAAAGCTCCAAGAGATGAAGCATTTGTTAAAAGCATCAAAGAAATTAGTTCTTTATACACTCGACCATTGGAAGAGAATGAAATGGTATTGTGTGTTGATGAGAAAACGAATTTACAACCTCGACCACGCAAAGCCAAGACTCTACCAGCTTTACCGGATTTACCTGTAAGGCTTGAGCATGAATATGAACGTAAAGGGGCAGTCAATTTATTTGCGGCATTTGATACCCGCACAGGCAAAGTCTGGGGACTGACTTATGAGCGTAAACGTCAAGAAGAATTTATTGATTTCCTTGAGTATCTCGACAAGGAGATTCCCTCATACATTACAACAATGTCATTAATATTAAGTTATTGA
- a CDS encoding transposase, with the protein MYPEKVGDRIVVIMNRGDLSNEQWERLKPLLPPQKPQTGKPNHDQTLVPR; encoded by the coding sequence TTGTATCCTGAAAAAGTAGGCGATCGCATTGTTGTAATCATGAACCGAGGAGACTTAAGCAACGAACAGTGGGAGAGGTTAAAACCGCTACTGCCACCACAAAAACCCCAAACAGGTAAACCAAATCATGACCAGACGCTCGTTCCTCGCTAA
- a CDS encoding transposase, translated as MTRRSFLANATLSTGCEWHPLDTENRAPWRDMPDRYGKWESIATRFYRWQKAGIWKQILEHLQAMPAAGYAYADQLFAEILIHECSMGRTQY; from the coding sequence ATGACCAGACGCTCGTTCCTCGCTAACGCTACGCTATCGACAGGTTGTGAATGGCATCCTCTGGATACTGAGAACAGGGCACCGTGGAGGGATATGCCAGACCGTTATGGAAAGTGGGAGAGTATCGCAACAAGGTTTTATCGTTGGCAAAAGGCGGGAATTTGGAAGCAAATCTTAGAACACCTGCAAGCGATGCCTGCGGCGGGCTACGCCTACGCCGATCAACTTTTTGCAGAAATACTGATTCATGAGTGTAGTATGGGGAGAACACAATACTAA